The following are from one region of the Mycolicibacterium diernhoferi genome:
- the hrcA gene encoding heat-inducible transcriptional repressor HrcA: MGSADDRRFEVLRAIVADFVATKEPIGSKSLVERHNLGVSSATVRNDMAVLEAEGYITQPHTSSGRVPTEKGYREFVDRLEEVKPMSAAERRAIIGFLESGVDLDDVLRRAVRLLAQLTRQVAIIQYPTLSASTVRHLEVVALTPAKLLLVVITDSGRVDQRVVELGDAIDDHELSQLRERLGSALEGKPLSAASVAVADLASGLHGHGRLGDAVGRAATVLVETLVEHTEERLVLGGTANLTRNTADFGGSLRSVLEALEEQVVVLRLLEMQQQAGKVTVRIGHETEAEQMLGTSVVSTAYGSSGKVYGGMGVVGPTRMDYPGTIANVAAVALYIGEVLGTR; this comes from the coding sequence ATGGGTAGTGCCGACGACCGTCGCTTCGAGGTGCTGAGGGCCATCGTCGCCGACTTCGTGGCGACGAAGGAACCCATCGGATCCAAGTCGCTCGTCGAACGCCACAACCTCGGAGTTTCGAGCGCGACGGTGCGCAACGACATGGCGGTGCTGGAGGCCGAGGGTTACATCACCCAGCCGCACACCAGCTCCGGGCGGGTACCGACGGAGAAGGGTTACCGCGAGTTCGTCGACCGCCTGGAAGAGGTCAAGCCGATGTCGGCCGCCGAACGCCGCGCCATCATCGGCTTCCTGGAATCCGGCGTCGACCTCGACGATGTGCTGCGCCGCGCGGTCCGGCTGCTGGCCCAGCTGACCCGCCAGGTCGCGATCATCCAGTACCCCACGCTGTCCGCGTCGACGGTCCGTCACCTGGAAGTGGTCGCGCTGACACCGGCCAAGCTGCTGCTGGTGGTCATCACCGATTCCGGCCGCGTCGATCAGCGGGTGGTCGAACTCGGCGATGCCATCGACGACCACGAGCTGTCTCAGCTACGGGAACGCCTGGGTTCGGCCCTGGAAGGCAAGCCGCTGTCGGCGGCGTCGGTGGCGGTGGCCGACCTGGCCAGCGGGCTGCACGGGCACGGCCGGTTGGGCGATGCGGTGGGCCGGGCCGCGACCGTTCTGGTCGAGACGCTCGTCGAACACACCGAGGAGCGGCTGGTGCTCGGCGGCACCGCCAACCTCACCCGCAACACCGCGGACTTCGGCGGCTCGCTGCGCTCGGTGCTCGAGGCGTTGGAGGAACAGGTCGTGGTGTTGCGGCTGCTCGAGATGCAGCAACAGGCCGGTAAGGTCACGGTGCGTATCGGGCACGAGACCGAAGCAGAGCAGATGCTGGGAACATCGGTGGTCAGCACCGCCTACGGCAGCTCGGGCAAGGTCTACGGCGGAATGGGCGTGGTCGGTCCGACCCGGATGGATTATCCGGGCACCATCGCAAACGTGGCCGCCGTCGCGCTCTATATAGGTGAGGTCCTGGGTACCCGGTGA
- a CDS encoding hemolysin family protein gives MTGLAPLLGAIVLIGLGGLFAAVDAAISTASLARVEEMVRDERPGAIRLARVLADRPRYINLVVLLRITCEVSATVLLVSYLDGYLGVSWGLFAAAAIMVVISFVVIGVGPRTVGRQNAYTIALAAAVPLHAISVLLTPVSRLLVLIGNALTPGRGFRNGPFASEIELREVVDLAQQRGVVADDERRMIQSVFELGDTPAREVMVPRTEMVWIESNKTAGQALSLAVRSGHSRLPVIGENVDDVVGVVYLKDLVLQTRTESGRTETRVGEVMRPAVFVPDSKPLDMLLREMQRDRNHMALLVDEYGAIAGLVTIEDVLEEIVGEINDEYDADEVAPWEVLGNNRFRVSARVPIADLTELYEDLEIDEDLEVDTVGGLLAHELGRVPLPGAQVSWNGLRLKAEGGPDHRGRVRVGTVLIGPEPPPEEDA, from the coding sequence GTGACCGGCCTCGCTCCGCTGCTCGGCGCAATCGTCCTCATCGGCCTCGGTGGGCTCTTCGCGGCGGTCGATGCCGCGATCAGCACCGCCTCGCTGGCCCGGGTGGAAGAGATGGTCCGCGATGAGCGGCCCGGCGCCATCCGGCTGGCCCGCGTACTGGCCGACCGTCCCCGCTACATCAACCTCGTTGTGCTGCTGCGCATCACGTGCGAGGTGAGCGCGACCGTCCTGCTGGTGTCCTATCTGGACGGCTACCTGGGCGTGTCCTGGGGGCTGTTCGCCGCCGCGGCCATCATGGTGGTGATCAGCTTCGTCGTCATCGGGGTGGGCCCGCGCACGGTGGGACGGCAGAACGCCTACACCATCGCGTTGGCCGCCGCGGTTCCGCTGCACGCGATCTCGGTGCTGCTCACCCCGGTCAGCCGGCTGCTGGTGTTGATCGGTAACGCCCTGACCCCGGGCCGCGGGTTCCGCAACGGGCCGTTCGCCTCCGAGATCGAGCTGCGCGAGGTGGTCGACCTGGCCCAGCAGCGCGGGGTGGTGGCCGACGACGAGCGCCGGATGATCCAGTCGGTCTTCGAACTCGGTGACACCCCGGCCCGCGAGGTGATGGTGCCGCGTACCGAGATGGTGTGGATCGAGAGCAACAAGACGGCCGGTCAGGCGCTGTCGCTGGCGGTGCGCAGCGGGCACTCCCGGCTGCCGGTGATCGGCGAGAACGTCGACGACGTCGTCGGCGTGGTCTACCTCAAAGACCTGGTGCTGCAGACCCGCACCGAGAGCGGGCGCACCGAGACCCGGGTCGGTGAGGTCATGCGGCCGGCGGTGTTCGTCCCGGACTCCAAGCCGCTGGACATGCTGCTGCGCGAGATGCAGCGCGACCGCAACCACATGGCCCTGCTGGTCGACGAGTACGGCGCCATCGCGGGCCTGGTCACCATCGAGGATGTGCTCGAAGAGATCGTCGGCGAGATCAACGACGAGTACGACGCCGACGAGGTGGCCCCCTGGGAAGTGCTGGGGAACAACCGCTTCCGGGTGTCCGCGCGGGTGCCCATCGCGGACCTGACCGAGCTGTACGAGGACCTGGAGATCGACGAGGACCTTGAGGTCGACACCGTCGGCGGACTGCTGGCCCACGAACTGGGCCGGGTGCCGCTGCCCGGCGCCCAGGTCAGCTGGAACGGATTACGGTTGAAGGCCGAGGGCGGCCCCGACCATCGGGGCCGGGTGCGCGTCGGCACCGTGTTGATCGGCCCGGAACCACCACCCGAGGAGGACGCATGA
- a CDS encoding cytidine deaminase, translating to MSLSDEDAKLVTLARGAMGRAEATEGAAVRDLDGRTYAGAPVGLAALSLTALQAAVAAAVSSGAEGLESAVLVGGSAVDDGVAAVTELSPDATVIVTDRAGNAL from the coding sequence ATGAGCCTGTCCGATGAGGACGCCAAGCTGGTGACGCTGGCCCGCGGCGCGATGGGCCGCGCGGAGGCCACCGAGGGTGCGGCGGTGCGTGATCTGGACGGACGCACCTACGCCGGGGCCCCGGTGGGGCTCGCCGCGCTGAGCCTGACCGCGCTGCAGGCCGCCGTCGCCGCGGCGGTGTCCAGCGGCGCCGAGGGGCTGGAGTCGGCGGTGCTGGTCGGCGGGTCGGCGGTGGACGACGGGGTCGCCGCGGTGACCGAGCTGTCCCCGGACGCCACGGTCATCGTCACCGACCGCGCCGGGAACGCGCTGTGA
- a CDS encoding CAP domain-containing protein, which yields MNNVRRCVTAFAVLALPAGAVVTAPGANADNRRLNNSVVANVYTMQHKAGCDTDIKVNPKLRLAAQWHTNDVLHNRALNGDIGSDGTTVADRARNAGYAGAVAETVAINPALAISGIELINQWFHRPDYHAIMSDCSNVDIGVWSESMLDRTVVVAVYGKGDGEPPVPSNIRDFGQVPGWTP from the coding sequence ATGAACAACGTCCGCCGTTGCGTCACCGCCTTTGCTGTCCTCGCCCTGCCCGCCGGGGCGGTAGTGACCGCGCCCGGGGCCAACGCGGACAACCGGCGGCTCAACAACAGCGTGGTCGCCAACGTGTACACGATGCAGCACAAGGCCGGCTGCGACACCGACATCAAGGTCAACCCGAAGCTGCGCCTGGCCGCGCAGTGGCACACCAACGATGTGCTGCACAACCGCGCGCTCAACGGGGATATCGGCTCGGACGGCACCACGGTCGCCGACCGGGCCCGCAACGCCGGATACGCCGGCGCGGTCGCCGAGACCGTCGCGATCAACCCGGCGCTGGCGATCAGCGGCATCGAGCTGATCAATCAGTGGTTCCACCGGCCCGACTACCACGCGATCATGTCCGACTGCTCGAACGTGGACATCGGCGTGTGGTCGGAGAGCATGCTGGACCGCACCGTGGTGGTCGCGGTGTACGGCAAGGGCGACGGCGAACCGCCGGTGCCCTCGAACATCCGCGATTTCGGCCAGGTCCCCGGCTGGACGCCGTAG
- the ybeY gene encoding rRNA maturation RNase YbeY, translating to MSIEVSNESGMDVSEQELISVAKFAIAQMNVNPAAELSMVLLDEPAMADLHMRWMDLPGPTDVMSFPMDELEPGGRPDAAEPGPSMLGDIVLCPAFAAKQAEKAGHSLGQELALLTVHGVLHLLGYDHAEPDEEKEMFALQRRLLEEWVADQVQAYRQDLQNEKDRRLLDKSRYFDQQ from the coding sequence ATGAGCATTGAGGTTTCCAACGAGTCGGGGATGGACGTCTCCGAACAGGAACTGATCAGCGTGGCCAAGTTCGCCATCGCCCAGATGAACGTCAACCCGGCCGCCGAACTGTCCATGGTGCTGCTCGACGAGCCCGCGATGGCCGATCTGCACATGCGGTGGATGGACCTGCCCGGCCCCACCGACGTGATGAGCTTCCCGATGGACGAGTTGGAGCCCGGTGGCCGCCCGGACGCGGCCGAGCCCGGCCCCTCGATGCTCGGCGACATCGTGCTGTGCCCCGCGTTCGCCGCGAAACAGGCTGAGAAGGCCGGACATTCGCTGGGGCAGGAACTCGCCCTGCTCACCGTGCACGGTGTGCTGCACCTGCTGGGCTACGACCACGCCGAACCGGACGAGGAGAAGGAGATGTTCGCCTTGCAGCGCCGTCTCCTCGAGGAGTGGGTGGCCGACCAGGTCCAGGCCTACCGCCAGGACCTGCAGAACGAGAAGGATCGCCGACTGCTCGACAAGTCGCGATATTTCGACCAACAGTGA
- the era gene encoding GTPase Era yields the protein MSDEFRSGFVCFVGRPNTGKSTLTNALVGQKVAITSNRPQTTRHTIRGIVHREDFQIILVDTPGLHRPRTLLGQRLNDLVKDTYSEVDVIGFCIPADENIGPGDRWIYEQIRAVAPRTKLIAIVTKIDKVGKERVARQLMAVSELVGPDAEIVPVSATAGEQLDVLTKVLVANLPPGPAYYPDGELTDEPEEVLMAELIREAALEGVRDELPHSLAVVIEDVEDREGRDDLIDVRAILYVERDSQKGIVIGKGGARLREVGTAARTQIEKLLGTKVYLDLRVKIAKNWQRDPKQLGRLGF from the coding sequence ATGAGTGACGAATTCCGGTCCGGTTTCGTGTGTTTCGTCGGCCGGCCCAACACCGGCAAGTCGACGCTGACGAATGCGCTGGTGGGGCAGAAGGTCGCCATCACCTCGAATCGCCCGCAGACCACCCGGCACACCATCCGCGGCATCGTGCACCGCGAGGACTTCCAGATCATCCTGGTCGACACCCCCGGCCTGCACCGCCCGCGGACGCTGCTCGGGCAGCGGCTCAACGACCTGGTCAAGGACACCTACTCCGAGGTGGACGTGATCGGTTTCTGCATCCCGGCCGACGAGAACATCGGGCCCGGTGACCGGTGGATCTACGAGCAGATCCGGGCTGTGGCGCCCCGGACCAAGCTGATCGCCATCGTCACCAAGATCGACAAGGTGGGCAAGGAGCGGGTCGCCCGCCAGCTGATGGCCGTCAGTGAGCTGGTCGGCCCGGACGCCGAGATCGTGCCGGTCTCGGCCACTGCCGGTGAGCAACTCGATGTGCTGACCAAGGTGCTGGTGGCCAATCTGCCGCCCGGCCCGGCGTATTACCCCGACGGCGAGCTCACCGACGAGCCCGAGGAAGTACTGATGGCCGAGCTGATCCGCGAGGCCGCCCTGGAAGGGGTGCGCGACGAGCTGCCGCACTCGCTGGCCGTCGTCATCGAGGATGTCGAAGATCGGGAAGGTCGCGACGACCTCATCGATGTGCGCGCGATCCTCTACGTCGAACGCGACAGCCAGAAGGGCATCGTGATCGGCAAGGGCGGCGCCCGGTTGCGTGAGGTGGGCACCGCGGCGCGCACCCAGATCGAGAAGCTGCTGGGCACCAAGGTCTATCTGGATCTACGGGTCAAGATCGCCAAGAACTGGCAGCGCGACCCGAAACAGTTGGGCCGCTTGGGGTTCTGA
- a CDS encoding type II toxin-antitoxin system VapB family antitoxin, whose amino-acid sequence MIFKGVRDGKPYPEHNLTYRQWAQIPPRQIRLDELVTTTTVLALDRLLSEDSTFYGDLFPHAVRWQGDIYLEEGVHHAVRAALRNRTVLHARVYEMDDPLPA is encoded by the coding sequence GTGATCTTCAAAGGTGTCCGCGATGGCAAGCCGTATCCCGAACACAACCTGACCTACCGGCAGTGGGCGCAGATCCCGCCGCGCCAGATCCGGCTCGACGAACTGGTCACCACCACCACGGTCCTCGCCCTGGATCGGTTGCTGTCCGAGGACTCCACCTTCTACGGCGATCTGTTCCCGCACGCCGTGCGCTGGCAGGGCGACATCTACCTCGAAGAGGGCGTGCACCACGCCGTGCGCGCGGCGCTGCGCAACCGCACGGTGCTGCACGCCCGGGTCTACGAGATGGACGACCCGCTGCCCGCCTAG
- a CDS encoding MbtH family protein yields the protein MSSNPFDDEDGVFFVLVNDEEQHSLWPEFAEVPAGWRVVYGESTRADCLAYVEEHWRDLRPKSLRDAMAE from the coding sequence ATGAGCAGCAATCCGTTTGACGACGAGGACGGTGTCTTCTTCGTCCTGGTGAACGACGAGGAGCAGCACAGCCTGTGGCCCGAGTTCGCCGAGGTGCCCGCCGGCTGGCGGGTGGTGTACGGGGAGAGCACCCGCGCCGATTGCCTGGCCTACGTCGAGGAGCACTGGCGCGACCTGCGGCCCAAGAGCCTGCGCGACGCGATGGCCGAGTGA
- the mbtG gene encoding NADPH-dependent L-lysine N(6)-monooxygenase MbtG: protein MTPNPTPTPTLAVIGAGVKAIAVAAKAAELRAMGVPTPEVVAIERTAVAANWQAAGGWTDGQHRLGTGPEKDVGFPYRSSLVARRNAELDQRMMRHSWQSYLIATGQFAEWVDRGRPAPTHKRWSQYLTWVADNIGMTVRNGEVTEIGLHDGPDGTRWELVTREGAVHAEALMVSGPGQAERCILPGNPRVLSIAQFWHRAAQHELITAERVAVIGGGETAGTMLDELFRHRVSTITVISPQVTLFTRGEGFFENSLYSDPIHWAGLTLAEKRDAMNRTDRGVFSVRVQEALLADDRIRHLRGRVAHAVARDERIRLTLQTERGGERLETVHGFDLVIDGSGANAMWFVPLLRQEALDMLELGLGKELTADSIQESIGYDLSVGDVEPKLFLPGLAGLTQGPGFPNLSCLGRLSDRVLGSDFFTSSDTTARRSDEQQSV from the coding sequence GTGACCCCGAATCCGACGCCGACCCCGACCCTGGCCGTCATCGGCGCCGGTGTGAAGGCGATCGCGGTGGCCGCCAAGGCCGCCGAGCTGCGCGCGATGGGGGTGCCGACCCCCGAGGTGGTGGCGATCGAACGCACCGCAGTGGCCGCGAACTGGCAGGCGGCGGGCGGTTGGACCGACGGTCAGCACCGGCTGGGCACCGGCCCCGAGAAGGACGTCGGCTTCCCGTACCGGTCGTCGTTGGTGGCGCGGCGCAACGCCGAGCTGGACCAGCGGATGATGCGGCACAGCTGGCAGTCCTATCTGATCGCGACCGGGCAGTTCGCGGAGTGGGTCGACCGTGGCCGGCCCGCCCCGACCCACAAGCGCTGGAGCCAGTACTTGACCTGGGTGGCCGACAACATCGGGATGACGGTCCGCAACGGCGAGGTCACCGAGATCGGCTTGCACGACGGCCCCGACGGGACGCGGTGGGAACTGGTCACCCGGGAGGGCGCCGTGCACGCCGAGGCGCTGATGGTCAGCGGCCCCGGGCAGGCCGAGCGTTGCATCCTGCCCGGGAACCCGCGGGTGCTGTCCATCGCCCAGTTCTGGCACCGGGCCGCCCAGCACGAGCTGATCACCGCCGAGCGGGTGGCCGTCATCGGCGGCGGCGAGACGGCGGGCACCATGCTCGACGAGCTGTTCCGGCACCGGGTTTCGACCATCACCGTGATCTCGCCCCAGGTGACGTTGTTCACCCGCGGTGAGGGCTTCTTCGAGAACTCGCTGTACTCCGATCCCATCCACTGGGCGGGTCTGACCCTGGCCGAGAAACGGGATGCCATGAACCGCACCGATCGCGGAGTGTTCTCGGTGCGGGTGCAGGAGGCGCTGCTCGCCGACGACCGGATCCGGCATCTGCGCGGCCGGGTCGCACACGCGGTGGCCCGTGACGAGCGCATCCGGCTGACCCTGCAGACCGAGCGCGGCGGGGAGCGGCTGGAGACGGTGCACGGTTTCGATCTGGTCATCGACGGCTCCGGCGCCAACGCCATGTGGTTCGTGCCGCTGCTGCGTCAGGAAGCGCTCGACATGCTGGAGCTGGGGCTGGGCAAGGAGCTGACCGCCGACAGCATCCAGGAGTCGATCGGCTACGACCTGTCCGTCGGCGATGTGGAACCCAAGCTGTTCCTGCCCGGACTCGCCGGGCTGACCCAGGGGCCCGGCTTCCCGAACCTCAGCTGCCTGGGACGGTTGTCCGACCGGGTGCTGGGATCGGATTTTTTCACCAGTTCCGATACCACCGCGAGGAGAAGCGATGAGCAGCAATCCGTTTGA
- a CDS encoding PhoH family protein: MTPRETTAGPLSGPVRSSITVPPDSIVGLLGSADENLRVLEELLTADIHVRGNAVTFSGESADVAQAERVVTELVAVISRGQPLNPDAVRRSVAMLTGAADASPAEVLTLDILSRRGKTIRPKTLNQKRYVDAIDAHTIVFGIGPAGTGKTYLAMAKAVAALQAKEVNRIILTRPAVEAGERLGFLPGTLTEKIDPYLRPLYDALHDMMDPTAIPNLLAAGVIEVAPLAFMRGRSLNDAFIILDEAQNTTPEQMKMFLTRLGFGSKMVVTGDVTQVDLPGGAHSGLRAASDILDGIEDIHFSELTSADVVRHRLVSQIVDAYSRHEDQPDLYNRAQRRSSGGRSRR; this comes from the coding sequence GTGACGCCCCGCGAGACGACCGCTGGCCCGTTATCCGGACCGGTACGAAGCAGCATCACTGTTCCGCCCGACAGCATCGTGGGCCTGCTCGGCTCGGCCGATGAGAACCTGCGTGTGCTGGAAGAACTGCTCACTGCCGACATCCATGTACGCGGCAACGCCGTCACCTTCAGTGGCGAGTCCGCCGATGTGGCGCAGGCCGAGCGTGTGGTCACCGAACTGGTCGCGGTGATCTCCCGCGGTCAGCCGCTCAATCCCGATGCCGTGCGCCGCAGCGTCGCCATGCTGACCGGTGCGGCCGACGCATCGCCCGCCGAGGTGCTCACCCTGGACATCCTGTCCCGGCGCGGTAAGACGATCCGGCCCAAGACGCTCAACCAGAAGCGCTACGTCGACGCCATCGACGCGCACACCATCGTTTTCGGCATCGGCCCGGCCGGTACCGGCAAGACCTATCTGGCCATGGCCAAGGCCGTCGCCGCGCTGCAGGCCAAAGAGGTCAACCGGATCATCCTGACCCGCCCCGCGGTGGAAGCCGGTGAGCGCCTTGGCTTTCTGCCCGGCACCCTGACCGAGAAGATCGATCCCTACCTGCGGCCGCTGTATGACGCGCTGCACGACATGATGGATCCCACCGCCATCCCGAACCTGCTGGCCGCCGGCGTGATCGAGGTGGCGCCGCTGGCGTTCATGCGGGGCCGCAGCCTCAACGACGCCTTCATCATCCTGGACGAGGCGCAGAACACCACGCCCGAACAGATGAAGATGTTCCTGACCCGGCTGGGATTCGGTTCCAAGATGGTCGTCACCGGCGACGTCACCCAGGTCGACCTGCCCGGCGGCGCTCATTCCGGTCTGCGGGCGGCCTCGGACATCCTCGACGGTATCGAGGACATCCACTTCTCGGAGCTCACCAGCGCCGACGTGGTGCGCCACCGGCTGGTCTCGCAGATCGTGGACGCCTACTCGCGCCATGAGGATCAACCAGACCTGTACAACCGCGCACAGCGCCGCTCCTCGGGGGGACGGTCCCGGCGATGA
- a CDS encoding 16S rRNA (uracil(1498)-N(3))-methyltransferase: MRSLFYVESLPGVGGTAVVDGDEGHHAATVRRTRVGEELDLSDGAGTVAHVVVEEAVKGRLTARVLSVRTVPRPSPAVTIVQALPKSERSELAIELATEAGADAFLAWQAHRCVARWESAAKVDKGLRRWEAVARSAARQSRRPHIPEVGGLVSTTDLLARVPAALTLVLHESATVPLAEAGVADAESVLLVVGPEGGISEQELAALTGAGARAVRLGPSVLRTSTAAAVALGAIGVLSSRWDVDTGGQDAGN, encoded by the coding sequence GTGAGAAGTCTGTTCTACGTGGAGTCCCTGCCCGGTGTGGGCGGCACGGCCGTCGTCGACGGTGACGAGGGGCACCACGCCGCGACCGTGCGGCGGACCCGGGTCGGCGAGGAACTCGACCTCAGCGACGGCGCCGGGACCGTCGCGCACGTCGTCGTCGAGGAGGCGGTCAAGGGCCGGCTGACGGCCCGGGTGTTGTCGGTGCGGACGGTGCCCCGCCCGTCGCCGGCCGTCACCATCGTGCAGGCCCTGCCCAAATCCGAACGCTCCGAACTGGCGATCGAGCTGGCCACCGAGGCCGGTGCCGACGCCTTCCTCGCCTGGCAGGCCCACCGGTGTGTGGCGCGCTGGGAGTCGGCGGCCAAGGTCGACAAGGGCCTGCGGCGCTGGGAGGCGGTGGCCCGGTCGGCGGCCCGGCAGTCCCGGCGCCCGCACATCCCCGAGGTCGGGGGGCTGGTGTCCACCACCGACCTGCTGGCCCGGGTGCCGGCCGCGCTGACCCTGGTGCTGCACGAGTCGGCCACGGTCCCGCTCGCCGAGGCGGGTGTTGCGGATGCGGAATCGGTGCTGCTGGTCGTCGGTCCGGAGGGCGGGATCTCGGAGCAGGAGCTGGCCGCGCTGACCGGCGCGGGGGCCCGTGCGGTCCGGCTCGGCCCGTCCGTGCTGCGCACCTCGACGGCCGCGGCGGTCGCGCTCGGGGCGATCGGCGTGCTGTCGAGCCGTTGGGATGTCGACACCGGTGGGCAGGACGCCGGCAACTGA
- the dnaJ gene encoding molecular chaperone DnaJ: MARDYYGLLGVSKNASDSELKRAYRKLARELHPDVNPDEAAQARFTEIQLAYEVLSDPEKRRIVDLGGDPMENAASGGGGFAGGFGGLGDVFEAFFGGGAGSRGPIGRVRPGSDSLLRMRLDLTECATGVTKQVAVDTAVLCDLCQGKGTNGNSVPKTCDTCHGQGEVQTVQRSLLGQVMTSRPCPVCGGIGEVIPDPCHKCGGDGRVQARREISVKIPAGVGDGMRVRLAAQGEVGPGGGPAGDLYVEVHEQAHEVFVRDGDDLHCTVSVPMFDAALGTTVTVDAILDGPIELEIPPGTQPGAVTTLRGHGMPHLRSGVRGNLHAHIEVLIPTRLDSTDTELLRKLKEHRPRDVAEVKSSRNNAGAANGGLFSRLRETFSGR; encoded by the coding sequence GTGGCACGCGACTATTACGGTCTGCTCGGCGTGAGCAAGAACGCCAGTGATTCGGAGCTCAAACGCGCCTACCGCAAGCTGGCTCGGGAACTGCATCCCGACGTCAATCCCGATGAGGCGGCCCAGGCGCGCTTCACCGAGATCCAGCTGGCCTACGAGGTGCTCTCGGATCCGGAGAAGCGCCGCATCGTCGACCTCGGCGGCGACCCGATGGAGAATGCCGCCTCGGGCGGCGGCGGGTTCGCCGGTGGCTTCGGCGGGCTCGGCGATGTCTTCGAGGCGTTCTTCGGCGGCGGCGCGGGTTCGCGCGGCCCCATCGGCCGGGTACGCCCGGGTTCGGACTCGCTGCTGCGGATGCGGCTGGATCTGACCGAATGCGCGACCGGCGTGACCAAGCAGGTCGCGGTGGACACCGCGGTGCTGTGCGATCTGTGCCAGGGCAAGGGCACCAACGGCAATTCGGTTCCCAAGACCTGTGACACCTGCCATGGCCAGGGTGAGGTGCAGACGGTGCAACGCTCGCTGCTCGGTCAGGTGATGACATCGCGGCCGTGCCCGGTCTGCGGCGGAATCGGCGAGGTCATCCCGGATCCGTGCCACAAGTGCGGCGGGGACGGCCGGGTGCAGGCCCGCCGTGAGATCAGCGTCAAGATCCCGGCCGGGGTCGGCGACGGTATGCGGGTCCGGCTGGCCGCCCAGGGTGAGGTCGGTCCCGGTGGCGGCCCGGCCGGTGACCTGTACGTCGAGGTGCACGAGCAGGCCCACGAGGTCTTCGTGCGCGACGGCGACGACCTGCACTGCACCGTCTCGGTGCCGATGTTCGACGCCGCGCTGGGCACCACGGTCACCGTGGACGCCATCCTGGACGGCCCGATCGAACTGGAGATTCCGCCCGGCACCCAGCCCGGCGCGGTGACGACGTTGCGCGGGCACGGCATGCCGCACCTGCGCTCCGGGGTCCGGGGCAACCTGCACGCGCATATCGAGGTGCTCATCCCGACCCGCCTGGACAGCACCGATACCGAACTGCTGCGCAAGCTCAAGGAACACCGCCCGCGCGATGTCGCCGAGGTGAAGTCCAGCCGCAACAACGCGGGGGCGGCCAACGGGGGACTGTTCAGCCGGCTGCGTGAGACGTTCTCCGGCCGCTAG